The genome window TCGTGGTGAGCTGCGAGGTCAGCACCGAGAGGTTGTCCTTCTGCGCCACCAGCGTGCGGGAGGTGGTGGACAGGTTCTCCAGCGCCTCCAGAACGTCCGGCGCGGCTTCCTCGTAGGTCTCGGCGACCCCGACCAGCTCGCGCAGGTTCTCCCGCAGGTCCGGCACCGACGGGTTCAGGCCGTCGAGGTAGGTGTTGAGCTGCGACAGCGTCTCGCCCAGCGGCCTGCCCCGTCCTTCCAGCGCCTGGCTCAGCGAGTTCAGCGTCACCGCCAGCTCGTCGGGGTGCACCGCCTGCAGCACCGGCATCGTGTCGGCCAGCACCGTCTCCAGCTCGACCGCCGCGCTGCTGCGGTCCTGCTCGATCACGTCGCCCGAGGCCAGCACGGCACCGGAGGAGTTCTCGGGCACCTCGAGGGAGACGTATCGCTCGCCGAACAGCGTCCGCGGCAGCAACCGCGCCGACACGTCGGCGGGCAGCCGGCTCGCCTTGTCCGGCTCCAGCGCAAGGTGCAGCTTCGCGCCGTCGGCGGTCGGCTCGATCTCCCTGACCCGCCCGACGATCATGCCGCGCACCTTCACGTCCGAGTCGGCCATGAGCTGGTTGCCCACCGACGCGGTGTGCAGCACGACGTCCACGCTCGAGGTGAACGCGCGCTGGTAGGTGGCCACGGTCAGGCTCAGGAACAGCACGATGGTCATCAGGAAGGCGACGCCCAGAAGGCGGCGCCGCAACGTCGTCATCGCCCCTCTGGCGCTCATCCGGTGATCCGAACCGTCGTCGTGGTGCCCCAGATCGCGAGGCTGAGGAAGAAGTCCAGCAGCGCGGTGGTCACGATCGCGGTCCGCACCGCGCGCCCCACCGCGACGCCGACCCCGGCGGGGCCGCCGCTGGCCCGGTAGCCGTAGTAGCAGTGCGTCATGATCACCACCACGCTGAAGACCAGGACCTTCCCGAAGGACCACAGCACGTCCTCGGGAGGCAGGAACAGGTTGAAGTAATGGTCGTAGGTGCCCGCCGACTGCCCGTAGACGTGCACCGTCACCAACCGGGCCGCCAGGTAGGAGGTCAGCAGCCCCAGCACGTAGAGCGGGACCACCGCGACGAATCCCGCCACCACCCGCGTGGTCACCAGGTACGGCAGGCTCGGCACGCCCATCGTCTCCAGCGCGTCGATCTCGTCGGAGATCCGCATCGCGCCGAGCTGCGCGGTGAACCCGGAGCCGACCGTGGCCGACAGCGCCAGCCCGGCCACCAGCGGCGCGATCTCGCGGGTGTTGAAGTAGGCCGACACGAACCCGGCGAACGCCGAGGTGCCGATCTGGTTCAGCGCCGCGTAGCCCTGCAGGCCGACCACGGTGCCGGTGAACAGGGTCATGCCGACCATCACGCCGACCGTGCCGCCGATGACCGCCAGCGCGCCGCTGCCGAAGCTCACCTCGGCCAGCAGCCGCATCGTCTCCTTGGCGTAGCGCGTGACCGCCTTGGGGATCCACGCCAGCGTCCGCAGGTAGAACGACATCTGGTCGCCCAGGTCGTCGAGGAACTCCAGCGGCCTGCGAACAATCCGGCGCGCCCGCCGGGAAACCGTCACCATCCGCCTCACATCCCCTTGGGCGGCACGAGCTGCAGGTAGATCGTGGTCAGCACGAAGTTCACCGCGAACAGCAGCAGGAACGTGATCACCACCGACTGGTTGACCGCGTCGCCGACGCCCTTCGGGCCGGGCGGCGGGTTCAGGCCGCGGTAGGCGGCCACCACGCCGGCCAGGAACCCGAAGATCAGTGCCTTCAGCTCGCTGATCCAGATGTCGGGCAGCTGCGCCAGCGCGTTGAAACTGGCCATGTAGGCGCCGGGCGTGCCGCCCTGCATGATCACGTTGAAGAAGTAGCCGCCCATCACGCCGACGACGCTGACCATGCCGTTGAGCAGCACCGCGACCAGCATCGCGGCCAGCACCCTCGGCACCACCAGCCGGTGCACTGGCGAGACGCCGAGCACCTCCATCGCGTCGATCTCGTCGCGGATCTTGCGCGAGCCGAGGTCGGCGCAGATCGCCGAACCGCCCGCGCCCGCGATCAGCAGCGCGGTCACGATCGGGCTGGCCTGCTGGATGATCGCCAGCACGCTCGCGCCACCGGTGAACGACTGCGCGCCGATCTGGCGGGTCAGCGAACCGAGCTGCAGCGCGATCACCGCGCCGAACGGGATCGCGACCAGCGCGGTCGGCAGGATCGTGACGCTGGCGATGAACCAGCACTGCTGGACGAACTCGCGGACCTGGAACGGGCGCTTCGGCAACGCCCGGCCAACGTCGAGCATCAGCGCGAACAGGCGTCCGGTCTCGCGGATCCCGCCCGCCCCGGGGAACCGGACCTGGGAGGGTGCCCTCACTGCTCACCGCCCCGCTTGCGGCCGAACCAGCGCCTGCGCTGCCCGGCGCCGGTCTCGGGCTCCGGCTCCCGGGTCCACGCCGGCTCGCCGCCCGCCGGGACGTGCTCCTGCACGCGCGGGCGCGGCGACGGCTTGCGGTGCGGCAGCGGTGCCTGCCTCGGGACCTGGGCGACTTCGGGATCGTTGAGCGAGCCCTGCATCGACTCGGTGCGCGCGAGGTCCTGCGGGTGGATCGTCTTCATGATCTCCTGCTGCGCGGCCGGGGCCAGCTTGCCGAGGTCGCGCATCACCCGCGCCTGCCTGCGGCGCACCGCCGAGCGCTCCGGCAGGCCGGGCGAGACCTCCAGCTGCGGGATGATGTGCGGCACGCCCTTGTCGGCGCCGCGCAGCTCCGCCAGCTCGGCGGCCATCTGCCCGGCGTCCTTCTCCTCGCTCATGCCGATCGGGCCCTGCCTGCGGCCGTTGAGGAACTGCTCGACGACCGGTTCGGTCGAGGTCAGCAGCACCTCCCGCGGGCCGTACATGACCAGGTTGCGGCGGAACAGCATGCCGATGTTGTCCGGAACGGTCCGCGCGGTGCCGATGTCGTGGGTGACGATCAGGAACGTCGCGTCGATCTGGGCGTTGAGGTCGACGATGAGCTGGTTCAGGTACGCGGTGCGCACCGGGTCGAGACCGGAGTCCGGCTCGTCGAACAGGATGATCTCCGGATCGAGCACGAGCGCCCTGGCCAGTCCGGCGCGCTTTCGCATACCGCCGGAAATCTCGCCGGGCAGCTTCTCCTCCGCCCCGAGGAGACCGACCATCTCCATCTTCTCGAGAACGACCTCGCGGACCTCGGACTCGGACTTGCGGGTGTGCTCGCGCAGCGGGAACGCGATGTTGTCGAAGAGGTTCATGGAGCCGAACAGCGCACCGTCCTGGAACAGCACGCCGAACAGCTTGCGGATCTCGTAGAGCTGGGACTCCGAGCAGTCGCAGACGTCCACGCCGTTGATCAGGACACGGCCCTGCTCGGGCTTGAGCAATCCGACGAGGGATTTCAGGAACACCGACTTGCCGGTGCCCGACGGTCCCAGCAGGACGCTGATCTCACCGGCCGGAAGCGTCAGCGTCACGTCCCGCCAGATGGTCTGGGAGCCGAACGACTTGGAGAGTCCGTCGACGACCACCTCGACGCCCATGAGCACCTCCGCATCCTTCGTCGTCCCCGGGCGTTGCACCCTCCCCGGACGGGGAGCCTGGCATACGTGATGCGCTTAACGAAGGTCGTTCGCATCACACCTGTGCAACGAGCACGACCCGCGCAGGTTACTCACGAGTTGGGTTCCTTTTCCAGACCCGCTTGATCAATAGATGATTTGTCCGATCTCGGCGGCTCCGGCATTTCCCGGATTTGTCACGGGCGTCCAGGTCCGCATCGTGGAAAGCTCATGGAACGCGAAAAGGGCGGACACCCGTGGGTGTCCGCCCTTTCACGCTGCGTCAGCGAGAAATCACTTGAGGGAGACCTTGGCGCCGGACTCCTC of Saccharopolyspora erythraea contains these proteins:
- a CDS encoding MCE family protein, which produces MSARGAMTTLRRRLLGVAFLMTIVLFLSLTVATYQRAFTSSVDVVLHTASVGNQLMADSDVKVRGMIVGRVREIEPTADGAKLHLALEPDKASRLPADVSARLLPRTLFGERYVSLEVPENSSGAVLASGDVIEQDRSSAAVELETVLADTMPVLQAVHPDELAVTLNSLSQALEGRGRPLGETLSQLNTYLDGLNPSVPDLRENLRELVGVAETYEEAAPDVLEALENLSTTSRTLVAQKDNLSVLTSQLTTTSQDATRFFQDNGKNLIRLGEAQRPTLDVLAKYSPEYTCFLNQMHEFVPIVRKAFGEGTSEPGLHITLEVVPHRGKYVPNQDEPEFADKRGPRCYDVEPLPDPVPEYPPDGPFKDGSVPPPASRPVDGGLLPPSMGEQYLPAGNAPASTSPQSAGGLGMVNSPMERDFISALLAPSIGVEPAQVPGWGSLLVGPVLRGAEVSYR
- a CDS encoding MlaE family ABC transporter permease, whose amino-acid sequence is MVTVSRRARRIVRRPLEFLDDLGDQMSFYLRTLAWIPKAVTRYAKETMRLLAEVSFGSGALAVIGGTVGVMVGMTLFTGTVVGLQGYAALNQIGTSAFAGFVSAYFNTREIAPLVAGLALSATVGSGFTAQLGAMRISDEIDALETMGVPSLPYLVTTRVVAGFVAVVPLYVLGLLTSYLAARLVTVHVYGQSAGTYDHYFNLFLPPEDVLWSFGKVLVFSVVVIMTHCYYGYRASGGPAGVGVAVGRAVRTAIVTTALLDFFLSLAIWGTTTTVRITG
- a CDS encoding MlaE family ABC transporter permease; amino-acid sequence: MRAPSQVRFPGAGGIRETGRLFALMLDVGRALPKRPFQVREFVQQCWFIASVTILPTALVAIPFGAVIALQLGSLTRQIGAQSFTGGASVLAIIQQASPIVTALLIAGAGGSAICADLGSRKIRDEIDAMEVLGVSPVHRLVVPRVLAAMLVAVLLNGMVSVVGVMGGYFFNVIMQGGTPGAYMASFNALAQLPDIWISELKALIFGFLAGVVAAYRGLNPPPGPKGVGDAVNQSVVITFLLLFAVNFVLTTIYLQLVPPKGM
- a CDS encoding ABC transporter ATP-binding protein → MGVEVVVDGLSKSFGSQTIWRDVTLTLPAGEISVLLGPSGTGKSVFLKSLVGLLKPEQGRVLINGVDVCDCSESQLYEIRKLFGVLFQDGALFGSMNLFDNIAFPLREHTRKSESEVREVVLEKMEMVGLLGAEEKLPGEISGGMRKRAGLARALVLDPEIILFDEPDSGLDPVRTAYLNQLIVDLNAQIDATFLIVTHDIGTARTVPDNIGMLFRRNLVMYGPREVLLTSTEPVVEQFLNGRRQGPIGMSEEKDAGQMAAELAELRGADKGVPHIIPQLEVSPGLPERSAVRRRQARVMRDLGKLAPAAQQEIMKTIHPQDLARTESMQGSLNDPEVAQVPRQAPLPHRKPSPRPRVQEHVPAGGEPAWTREPEPETGAGQRRRWFGRKRGGEQ